The Prevotella sp. oral taxon 299 str. F0039 genome has a segment encoding these proteins:
- a CDS encoding bifunctional 3,4-dihydroxy-2-butanone-4-phosphate synthase/GTP cyclohydrolase II → MEKEEFKISSIEEAIKDFKEGKFVIVVDDEDRENEGDLIIAAEMITPEKVNFMLKNARGLLCVPITMERCKELDLPRQVSDNTSMRGTPFTVTVDKLDGCSTGVSANDRAATIKALADPNSTPETFGRPGHINPLYAQENGVLRRSGHTEAAIDLCNIAGLYPAGALMEIMNEDGTMARMPDLIKMAQEWDMKIITIKDLIAYRLKEESAIEVGVKADMPTEYGHFSIIPFRQKTNGVEHLALVKGEWKEDEPVLVRVHSSCATGDILGSQRCDCGEQLHKAMQMIEEEGKGVIIYIQQEGRGIGLMNKMAAYKLQEEGMDTVEANVHLGFKPDERDYGYGAQMLRHLGIHKMRLITNNPTKRVGLEAYGLEIVENVAIEIAPTKYDYKYLKTKKDRMGHTLSLE, encoded by the coding sequence ATGATGAGGACCGTGAAAATGAAGGTGACTTGATTATTGCTGCAGAAATGATAACACCTGAAAAGGTGAACTTTATGTTGAAAAACGCAAGAGGCTTGCTTTGTGTACCTATTACAATGGAGCGTTGCAAAGAACTAGACCTTCCTCGTCAAGTGAGTGATAACACTTCGATGCGTGGAACACCATTTACTGTAACTGTAGATAAGTTAGATGGTTGTTCAACAGGTGTGTCGGCAAACGACAGAGCGGCAACCATTAAAGCTTTAGCAGATCCTAATTCAACTCCAGAAACATTCGGTCGACCAGGTCATATCAATCCTTTATATGCTCAAGAAAATGGGGTGTTGCGCAGAAGTGGACACACTGAAGCTGCTATCGATCTATGTAATATTGCAGGTTTGTATCCTGCTGGAGCGTTAATGGAAATCATGAACGAAGATGGAACCATGGCAAGAATGCCCGATTTGATTAAGATGGCACAAGAGTGGGATATGAAAATTATTACCATTAAAGACCTTATTGCTTATCGTTTGAAAGAAGAATCAGCTATTGAAGTGGGCGTAAAAGCTGATATGCCAACAGAATATGGACACTTTAGTATCATTCCTTTCCGCCAAAAAACAAACGGGGTGGAGCATCTTGCCTTAGTGAAAGGTGAATGGAAAGAAGATGAACCTGTTTTGGTTCGTGTGCACTCATCATGTGCTACTGGCGACATCTTGGGCAGTCAGCGTTGCGATTGTGGCGAACAGCTACACAAAGCAATGCAAATGATAGAGGAAGAAGGTAAGGGTGTGATTATTTATATCCAACAAGAGGGTAGAGGTATAGGCCTAATGAACAAGATGGCGGCTTATAAACTACAAGAAGAAGGAATGGATACTGTTGAGGCTAATGTTCACTTAGGATTCAAACCCGACGAAAGAGATTATGGCTATGGTGCGCAAATGTTGCGTCACTTAGGAATACATAAAATGCGCTTGATAACCAATAATCCTACCAAACGAGTAGGTTTAGAGGCTTATGGACTTGAAATCGTAGAGAATGTAGCAATTGAAATTGCTCCAACCAAATACGACTACAAGTATTTGAAGACCAAAAAAGACCGTATGGGTCACACTCTTTCATTAGAATAA
- a CDS encoding pyridoxal phosphate-dependent aminotransferase, with amino-acid sequence MTQLSDCLRRLSPSATLAMSQKSNEMKSNGIDVINMSVGEPDFNTPDHIKEAAKKAVDDNFSRYSPVPGYLELRKAIVEKLKNENQLEYEVTEISVSNGAKQCVCNAVLALVNPGEEVIIPAPYWVSYPEMVEIAGGKSVFIDTDISTNFKITPEQLENAITEKTRLLILCSPSNPTGSVYSKEELEALAEVIKKYEHLYVVSDEIYEHISYIGKHESIAQFPGMRERTIIINGVSKAYAMTGWRIGFLAAPEWIAKGCNKLQGQYTSGPCSVSQKAAEAAYTGSQQCVEGMRLVFERRRNLIVKLAKDIPGLEVNVPEGAFYLFPKCSAFFGKQYGKYKISNSTDLAMFLLEEGHVATVSGDAFGAPDYFRMSYATDDKTITEALYRIKVALAKLQ; translated from the coding sequence ATGACACAATTATCTGATTGTTTAAGAAGATTGTCTCCTTCGGCAACACTTGCGATGTCTCAGAAGAGTAATGAAATGAAATCTAATGGCATTGATGTTATTAATATGAGTGTTGGAGAACCTGATTTTAATACCCCAGACCATATTAAAGAAGCAGCAAAAAAAGCGGTAGACGATAATTTTTCTCGCTATTCTCCAGTTCCAGGATACTTAGAACTGCGTAAGGCTATAGTAGAAAAACTTAAGAATGAAAATCAATTAGAATACGAGGTTACCGAAATTTCTGTATCAAATGGAGCAAAACAATGCGTGTGTAATGCAGTTCTTGCGTTGGTGAACCCTGGAGAAGAAGTCATAATTCCTGCGCCATATTGGGTGAGTTATCCAGAAATGGTAGAAATTGCAGGCGGAAAATCAGTTTTTATAGATACTGATATTTCAACCAACTTTAAGATAACCCCAGAGCAATTAGAAAATGCAATTACAGAGAAAACACGATTATTAATATTGTGTTCTCCAAGTAATCCAACAGGTTCGGTTTATTCAAAAGAAGAACTAGAAGCTTTAGCAGAGGTGATAAAGAAATATGAACACCTCTATGTAGTGTCTGACGAGATATACGAACACATAAGTTATATAGGTAAGCATGAGTCTATTGCACAATTTCCAGGAATGAGAGAACGTACTATTATAATTAATGGTGTGTCGAAAGCTTATGCAATGACAGGATGGAGAATAGGTTTCTTGGCTGCTCCAGAATGGATTGCAAAGGGTTGTAATAAACTACAAGGACAATACACAAGTGGTCCTTGCTCTGTTAGTCAGAAGGCTGCAGAGGCAGCTTACACAGGAAGTCAGCAGTGTGTGGAAGGCATGCGCTTAGTTTTCGAACGCAGAAGAAATCTAATCGTAAAACTAGCAAAGGATATTCCAGGATTGGAAGTGAATGTTCCTGAAGGCGCATTCTATCTCTTCCCTAAGTGTTCTGCATTCTTTGGAAAACAATATGGTAAATATAAAATATCAAATTCAACAGACTTAGCAATGTTTCTACTTGAAGAGGGGCATGTGGCAACAGTGAGTGGAGATGCTTTTGGAGCTCCAGATTATTTTAGAATGAGTTATGCAACAGATGATAAAACAATCACCGAAGCCCTATATAGAATAAAGGTGGCTTTAGCAAAGCTACAATAG
- a CDS encoding MotA/TolQ/ExbB proton channel family protein translates to MATTKQTASPKKSQGFQGIRAAFWVIVVCFIIAVCIFKFVLGNPDNFVNNDPTAAVKEGNILGLMYKGGFIVPIIQGLLLTVLALSVERWLALNTAFGKGSLSKFVANIKAALNANDFAKAQDLCNKQQGSVANVVSASLNAYKEMENTKGLKLSQKVSKIQQAHEEATQLEMPTLQMNLPIIASIVTLGTLTGLLGTVIGMIRSFAALAAGGGGDSLALSEGISEALVNTASGIATSWFAVVSYNTFTNKIDKLTYALDEVGYSIAQTFEANHTEEA, encoded by the coding sequence ATGGCAACAACAAAACAAACAGCCAGCCCTAAGAAATCACAGGGCTTTCAAGGAATCAGAGCAGCGTTCTGGGTGATCGTTGTATGTTTCATTATTGCAGTATGTATTTTCAAGTTCGTATTGGGTAATCCAGACAACTTCGTAAATAACGATCCTACTGCAGCAGTAAAAGAAGGTAATATCCTAGGTTTGATGTACAAAGGTGGATTTATCGTACCTATCATCCAAGGTTTATTGCTAACAGTATTAGCTCTTTCTGTAGAACGCTGGTTGGCTCTTAACACAGCATTTGGTAAAGGTTCTCTTTCAAAATTCGTTGCAAATATCAAAGCAGCGTTGAATGCAAACGACTTCGCTAAAGCACAAGATCTTTGCAACAAACAACAAGGTTCTGTTGCTAATGTTGTTTCTGCATCTTTGAATGCTTACAAAGAAATGGAAAATACTAAAGGCTTAAAACTAAGTCAAAAGGTTTCTAAAATTCAACAAGCACACGAAGAAGCTACTCAATTGGAAATGCCTACATTGCAAATGAACCTTCCAATTATCGCTTCTATCGTAACATTGGGTACACTTACTGGTCTTCTTGGTACCGTTATTGGTATGATCCGTTCGTTCGCAGCACTTGCAGCAGGTGGTGGTGGTGACTCTTTGGCTTTGTCAGAAGGTATTTCTGAAGCGTTGGTTAACACTGCGTCTGGTATCGCAACATCTTGGTTTGCTGTAGTTTCTTACAACACTTTCACAAACAAGATTGATAAGTTGACATACGCTCTTGATGAGGTTGGTTATTCTATTGCTCAGACATTTGAAGCTAACCACACAGAAGAAGCTTAA
- a CDS encoding biopolymer transporter ExbD, with product MGKVKIKKQSTWIDMTPMSDVMVLLLTFFMLTSTFVKNEPVKVLTPNSVSEIKVPEKDVLNILVDKQGKVFMSMDNQLQVAEVLSDMTGTFGVSLTAKQQEKFQKDPMWGVPMEKLSAYLSLEEADMAKEISGQGIPTDSIEGKMSEFQLWVKSAKNVNKDIKLAIKADEGTPYKVIKKVMSELQDMQENRYYLITSLKTQED from the coding sequence ATGGGTAAAGTAAAAATTAAAAAGCAATCCACTTGGATCGACATGACTCCGATGTCGGACGTGATGGTGCTTTTGCTTACATTCTTTATGTTGACATCAACATTCGTAAAGAATGAACCAGTGAAAGTACTTACGCCTAACTCGGTTTCTGAGATCAAAGTACCTGAGAAAGATGTTCTAAACATTCTTGTTGATAAGCAAGGTAAAGTGTTTATGAGCATGGACAACCAACTTCAGGTTGCTGAAGTACTCTCAGATATGACAGGTACATTCGGTGTGTCTCTTACTGCTAAACAGCAAGAGAAGTTCCAGAAAGATCCTATGTGGGGTGTTCCAATGGAAAAACTTAGTGCTTATTTAAGCCTCGAAGAAGCAGATATGGCTAAGGAAATCAGTGGACAAGGAATCCCTACAGATAGTATTGAAGGCAAGATGAGTGAATTCCAACTTTGGGTTAAGTCTGCAAAGAATGTCAATAAAGACATTAAGCTTGCAATTAAAGCCGATGAAGGAACTCCTTATAAAGTCATCAAGAAGGTGATGTCTGAACTTCAAGACATGCAAGAGAATCGTTACTATCTTATAACTTCATTAAAAACACAGGAGGATTAA
- a CDS encoding biopolymer transporter ExbD encodes MDVDLSEGKGGKQKKMSTRVDFTPMVDMMMLLITFFMVCTSLAKPQSMELSMPSNDKNVNDADKSVSKESYTITLYLAKDNKLYYIKGIPNYGDPSCLKLTDWSKDGIRKVLRTHVTEDGTQPVLQVLAAKEALDKKRLADPKKYTDSIYNAELGRIKAGEIDGNKISTMTIVIKSTDEAKYKNMVDALDEMQINGIGKYVIDKLSDKDLQLLKKANIQ; translated from the coding sequence ATGGACGTAGATTTAAGCGAAGGCAAAGGTGGCAAGCAGAAAAAGATGAGCACCCGTGTAGACTTTACACCGATGGTGGACATGATGATGCTTTTGATCACTTTCTTTATGGTCTGTACGTCATTGGCAAAGCCCCAATCAATGGAGTTAAGTATGCCTAGTAACGACAAAAATGTGAATGACGCAGACAAGTCTGTAAGTAAAGAATCTTACACAATTACATTATATCTAGCTAAAGATAATAAGCTTTATTACATTAAAGGTATTCCAAACTATGGTGATCCTTCATGTTTGAAGCTTACAGATTGGAGCAAAGATGGTATACGTAAGGTGTTAAGAACTCACGTTACAGAAGATGGAACACAACCTGTATTGCAGGTCTTAGCAGCTAAAGAAGCTCTAGATAAGAAGCGTTTAGCAGACCCAAAGAAATATACAGATTCTATTTATAATGCAGAATTAGGTAGAATTAAGGCTGGAGAGATTGATGGTAATAAGATTTCTACAATGACAATCGTTATCAAATCAACCGACGAAGCTAAATATAAAAATATGGTTGATGCTCTAGATGAGATGCAAATTAACGGCATAGGTAAGTACGTTATCGATAAATTAAGTGATAAGGATCTTCAATTGTTGAAGAAAGCCAATATCCAATAA
- a CDS encoding energy transducer TonB yields the protein MSKIDLVSGEWTDLVFEGKNQAYGAYQLRKGTTKRNIISIIAVIILAILIFAGLALKKMADERAAKFDVTEVNQLSQLNQPKEEAKVEQKVKPKVEEQEQVVEKVKSSIKFTPPVIKKDAEVKPEEEIKTQNELMNTKTAIGSFNVKGNDEDGGTVLKAKEVIAQPEPPKHVEENKVFDIVEQMPSFPGGPAELMKWLGSHVQYPAIAQENGVQGRVIVAFVVERDGSVTDVTVVRSVDPSLDKEAARVVRQMPKWIPGKQNGAAVRVKYNVPVTFKLQ from the coding sequence ATGTCAAAAATAGATTTAGTTTCAGGTGAATGGACCGACTTGGTGTTCGAAGGTAAGAACCAGGCTTATGGTGCTTATCAGTTGCGTAAAGGCACAACTAAACGTAACATCATCTCTATTATTGCCGTTATTATTCTTGCTATTCTCATATTTGCTGGTTTAGCATTGAAGAAGATGGCAGACGAAAGAGCTGCAAAATTCGATGTCACAGAAGTGAACCAACTTTCACAATTGAACCAACCTAAAGAAGAAGCTAAGGTTGAACAAAAAGTAAAACCAAAGGTTGAAGAACAAGAACAGGTTGTTGAGAAAGTGAAATCTTCTATTAAGTTCACCCCTCCTGTGATTAAGAAGGACGCAGAAGTTAAGCCTGAAGAAGAAATAAAGACGCAGAACGAGTTGATGAATACTAAGACTGCGATTGGTTCTTTCAATGTGAAAGGTAACGACGAAGATGGTGGTACTGTGCTAAAAGCTAAAGAAGTGATTGCACAACCAGAGCCTCCTAAGCACGTAGAAGAGAACAAGGTATTTGATATCGTAGAACAAATGCCTTCATTCCCAGGTGGACCTGCAGAATTAATGAAGTGGCTTGGTAGCCATGTTCAATATCCTGCAATTGCTCAAGAGAATGGTGTTCAAGGTCGTGTTATCGTTGCTTTCGTTGTAGAAAGAGACGGATCGGTTACAGACGTTACAGTTGTTCGTTCTGTAGACCCATCACTTGATAAAGAAGCTGCACGTGTTGTACGTCAAATGCCTAAGTGGATACCAGGTAAACAAAATGGTGCCGCTGTACGTGTTAAGTACAATGTGCCTGTAACATTCAAGTTACAATAA
- a CDS encoding energy transducer TonB, whose translation MNKNIFILTLFALALPIAMFSAESKSHTTAELQRDVMQLAYSLVVSNCENKSEQSALHSENALDMQAESQLVTQNGKEKNTNIDDEVPSFPGGDAKLREWIKKNMKYPAYAKNNGIGGQVLVLFIVEKDGSISNAEVSWGVDPSLDQEALRIVNKMPKWKPGTQNGVAMRVKYRLPIIFTLKK comes from the coding sequence ATGAACAAAAATATATTTATCCTTACACTTTTTGCTCTTGCGCTACCCATAGCAATGTTTTCGGCAGAGAGCAAGAGTCATACAACGGCAGAACTTCAGCGTGATGTAATGCAATTGGCATATTCTTTGGTGGTGTCTAATTGTGAGAATAAGTCAGAACAGAGTGCTCTTCATAGTGAGAATGCCCTGGATATGCAGGCCGAATCTCAGTTAGTTACACAGAACGGTAAAGAGAAAAATACTAATATAGATGACGAAGTTCCCTCATTCCCTGGTGGTGATGCTAAGCTAAGAGAGTGGATTAAAAAGAATATGAAATACCCTGCTTATGCTAAAAATAATGGAATAGGAGGACAGGTGCTTGTTCTTTTCATTGTTGAAAAAGACGGTTCAATTTCAAATGCAGAAGTTAGTTGGGGAGTAGACCCAAGTCTTGATCAAGAAGCATTACGAATTGTGAATAAAATGCCAAAGTGGAAGCCAGGCACGCAAAATGGAGTTGCAATGCGAGTGAAATATCGTTTGCCCATAATATTTACGCTGAAAAAATAG
- a CDS encoding energy transducer TonB, producing the protein MRRINYNLILTSVTLIMLLFSCGDSEREEATSTANHNTESAETRAEKSVSKKEFTGKVYEIVEQMPEYPGGLTALMNYLRTNTRYPAAAQRDGIEGRVIVSFIVESNGSVSNIEIVRSVDTDLDQEALRVVRQMPKWKAGKQDGKTVRVKFHLPIKFMLE; encoded by the coding sequence ATGAGGAGAATAAATTATAACCTTATTTTAACTAGTGTTACTTTGATAATGCTTTTATTTTCTTGCGGTGATAGTGAGAGAGAAGAAGCAACATCAACCGCTAACCACAATACAGAATCTGCAGAAACAAGAGCTGAAAAGTCAGTCTCTAAGAAGGAGTTTACAGGAAAAGTATATGAAATTGTAGAGCAGATGCCAGAATATCCTGGTGGACTCACAGCGTTAATGAATTATCTACGTACGAACACTCGCTATCCTGCAGCCGCTCAAAGAGATGGGATTGAAGGACGAGTTATCGTTTCTTTCATAGTAGAATCAAATGGTTCCGTTTCGAATATAGAAATTGTGCGTAGTGTAGATACTGATCTCGACCAAGAAGCATTGCGTGTTGTACGTCAAATGCCAAAGTGGAAGGCAGGTAAACAAGATGGAAAAACTGTTCGTGTTAAGTTTCATTTGCCGATAAAGTTTATGCTGGAATAG
- a CDS encoding energy transducer TonB has translation MKRFNHTFVLTGLALTTLLFFSSMKRIDNIKDKFDEPEQVENGIISDDSLAHASETEKTTPAVKSTTKTGKITAESSAPKKVFTRKVCDLVDEMPSFPGGLEELHKWIDNNVQYPAVARENGIEGRVILKFIVEKDGSLRDSTVIRSVHPIVDREALRLVGQMPKWNPGKREGVPVRIIYCLPIKFKLGESKPNQKK, from the coding sequence ATGAAAAGATTTAATCACACCTTTGTTCTTACTGGCCTTGCTTTGACAACGCTCTTGTTTTTTAGTAGTATGAAGAGGATAGACAACATTAAAGATAAGTTTGATGAACCAGAACAAGTAGAAAATGGTATAATTAGTGACGATTCTTTGGCTCATGCAAGTGAGACAGAAAAGACAACGCCTGCAGTTAAAAGCACTACCAAAACAGGTAAGATAACAGCCGAAAGCTCAGCTCCTAAGAAGGTGTTTACAAGAAAGGTGTGTGATCTTGTAGATGAAATGCCTTCTTTTCCTGGTGGACTAGAAGAGCTACATAAATGGATTGATAATAATGTTCAATATCCTGCGGTTGCTCGGGAAAATGGTATAGAGGGCCGTGTTATACTTAAGTTTATTGTAGAAAAAGATGGATCACTTCGTGATTCCACCGTTATTCGTTCAGTACATCCAATAGTTGATAGAGAAGCATTGCGCCTTGTAGGTCAAATGCCAAAGTGGAATCCTGGCAAAAGAGAAGGAGTACCAGTTCGAATAATATATTGTTTGCCCATAAAGTTTAAACTAGGAGAGAGTAAACCTAATCAAAAGAAATAA
- a CDS encoding energy transducer TonB — translation MRRIKIITTFIAVAISTLLFFSSMKRIDNIKDKFDEPEQVENGIISDDSLAHASETEKTTPAVKSTTKTGKITAESSAPKKVFTRKVCDLVDEMPSFPGGLEELHKWIDNNVQYPAVARENGIEGRVILKFIVEKDGSLRDSTVIRSVHPIVDREALHLVGQMPKWNPGKREGVPVRQIYCLPIKFKLGESKPNQKK, via the coding sequence ATGAGAAGAATAAAAATTATTACAACTTTTATTGCAGTTGCGATATCAACGCTCTTATTTTTTAGTAGTATGAAGAGGATAGACAACATTAAAGATAAGTTTGATGAACCAGAACAAGTAGAAAATGGTATAATTAGTGACGATTCTTTGGCTCATGCAAGTGAGACAGAAAAGACAACGCCTGCAGTTAAAAGCACTACCAAAACAGGTAAGATAACAGCCGAAAGCTCAGCTCCTAAGAAGGTGTTTACAAGAAAGGTGTGTGATCTTGTAGATGAAATGCCTTCTTTTCCTGGTGGACTAGAAGAGCTACATAAATGGATTGATAATAATGTTCAATATCCTGCGGTTGCTCGGGAAAATGGTATAGAGGGCCGTGTTATACTTAAGTTTATTGTAGAAAAAGATGGATCACTTCGTGATTCCACCGTTATTCGTTCAGTACATCCAATAGTTGATAGAGAAGCATTGCACCTTGTAGGTCAAATGCCAAAGTGGAATCCTGGCAAAAGAGAAGGAGTACCAGTTCGACAAATATATTGTTTGCCCATAAAGTTTAAACTAGGAGAGAGTAAACCTAATCAAAAGAAATAA
- a CDS encoding energy transducer TonB, producing the protein MRRIKIITTFIAVAISTLLFFSSMKKIDDIKDKFDEPEQVENGIISDDSLAHASEAEEITPAVKSTTETGEITAESSAPKKVFTGKVYEIVEDMPTFPGGVTELMKWLDSHVRYPTAAIRDGIQGRVFVSFIVEPDGSISNAKLVRRVDPSLDQEALRVVAEMPKWIPGKQHGAAVRVKYNVPVTFKLQ; encoded by the coding sequence ATGAGAAGAATAAAAATTATTACAACTTTTATTGCAGTTGCGATATCAACGCTCTTGTTTTTCAGTAGTATGAAGAAGATAGACGACATTAAAGATAAGTTTGATGAACCAGAACAAGTAGAAAATGGTATAATCAGTGACGATTCTTTGGCTCATGCAAGTGAGGCAGAAGAAATAACGCCAGCAGTTAAGAGCACAACAGAAACAGGTGAGATAACAGCCGAAAGCTCAGCTCCTAAGAAGGTGTTTACAGGAAAAGTGTATGAAATTGTAGAAGATATGCCAACTTTCCCAGGTGGAGTAACAGAGTTAATGAAGTGGCTTGATAGCCATGTTCGCTATCCTACAGCTGCTATAAGAGATGGAATTCAAGGACGAGTTTTTGTTTCTTTCATCGTAGAACCAGATGGTTCCATTTCGAATGCAAAGCTTGTGCGTAGAGTAGATCCCAGTCTCGATCAAGAAGCGTTGCGTGTTGTAGCCGAAATGCCTAAGTGGATACCAGGTAAACAGCATGGTGCCGCTGTGCGTGTTAAGTACAATGTGCCTGTAACGTTCAAGTTACAATAA
- a CDS encoding TerB family tellurite resistance protein: protein MELVGKEKNIMTFNGKELIAIIKMAKAMVEADGKIEPSEVTMMAVELARFGVPKNQLKILLEASDNMEVSQALVLINEMDEERKKYVASYLGVIMVSDGDVNEQELVLWNLVTTLCSLPEMNITEAINNMKNL from the coding sequence GTGGAGCTGGTTGGCAAGGAGAAAAATATCATGACATTTAATGGAAAAGAATTAATAGCCATTATAAAAATGGCTAAAGCTATGGTAGAGGCAGATGGAAAAATTGAGCCCTCAGAAGTTACCATGATGGCAGTAGAGTTGGCAAGGTTTGGTGTGCCAAAGAATCAGCTGAAAATATTATTGGAAGCTTCGGATAATATGGAGGTTAGTCAGGCGTTAGTATTGATTAATGAAATGGATGAGGAACGCAAGAAGTATGTTGCATCGTATTTAGGTGTGATTATGGTTTCTGATGGTGACGTTAATGAACAAGAACTTGTTTTATGGAATCTTGTTACAACGTTGTGTAGTTTACCTGAAATGAATATAACTGAAGCTATCAATAATATGAAAAACCTTTGA
- a CDS encoding PstS family phosphate ABC transporter substrate-binding protein, with the protein MIKRIYTYIYVGFAVSVLLLSCGKKKSKDGRTDTYSSGSVSFVADESFSPIIEEERDVFEATYTKAKVTPIYSNEVDGMNMLLRGETHLLIAARNFTEKEKQNLKERNFAPKSMPIAYDGLALIVNKSNQDTCISVQDIKRILTGAAKKWSDVYPSSTRGNITLVFDNNKSSSVRFVEDSLLNGKPITAAAVSAVKKTAEVVDFVEKNPGAIGIIGSNWLNDRRDSTNLTFNKNIRVMSVSKLANATPDNSWKPFQYYLYNGNYPLVRTIYALINDPINGLPWGFAQFIASPKGQLIILKSGLLPVQGNITIRNVNVSN; encoded by the coding sequence ATGATAAAAAGAATCTATACATATATCTACGTGGGTTTTGCAGTGTCTGTTCTACTGCTCTCTTGTGGAAAAAAGAAATCAAAAGACGGACGAACAGATACCTATTCGTCTGGTTCAGTTTCATTTGTAGCAGATGAAAGCTTCTCACCTATCATCGAAGAAGAACGTGATGTTTTTGAGGCGACCTATACCAAAGCCAAAGTTACACCTATATATAGTAACGAGGTAGATGGTATGAATATGCTTCTTCGTGGTGAAACACATTTGCTTATTGCTGCGAGAAACTTTACCGAGAAAGAAAAACAGAACTTAAAGGAGCGTAACTTTGCCCCTAAAAGTATGCCTATCGCATACGATGGCTTGGCACTTATCGTGAATAAATCCAATCAAGACACCTGTATTAGTGTCCAAGATATAAAGCGTATTTTAACAGGAGCGGCAAAGAAATGGAGTGATGTCTATCCATCGTCTACACGTGGAAATATCACTTTGGTGTTCGATAATAACAAATCAAGCTCTGTTCGCTTTGTAGAAGATTCTCTACTTAACGGGAAACCCATCACCGCAGCAGCTGTTTCGGCTGTGAAGAAAACAGCAGAGGTGGTTGATTTTGTAGAGAAAAATCCAGGTGCAATAGGCATTATTGGAAGTAACTGGTTGAATGATAGAAGAGATAGTACCAACTTAACTTTTAATAAGAATATTAGAGTGATGTCGGTTAGCAAATTGGCTAATGCCACGCCAGATAATAGTTGGAAACCATTCCAATATTATTTGTATAATGGAAATTATCCACTTGTACGTACAATTTATGCGTTAATCAACGATCCTATAAATGGGTTGCCATGGGGATTTGCACAATTCATCGCCTCACCCAAGGGTCAACTCATTATATTAAAATCGGGTTTGCTCCCTGTTCAGGGTAATATCACAATTCGAAACGTCAACGTAAGTAATTAA